A DNA window from Gasterosteus aculeatus chromosome 16, fGasAcu3.hap1.1, whole genome shotgun sequence contains the following coding sequences:
- the ift88 gene encoding intraflagellar transport protein 88 homolog isoform X5, with translation MVLSLHRHAREREMENVHLAVEEEDLYSGYNDYNPTFDSEELENDVGFQQAVRTSHGRRPPMTAKIPGTAIGARPLATSFGARVPVASSMGRPMTGAVQDGAARPMTAVRAAGYTSSMTRGSTFDPLGQSRGPAAPLEAKNEDTPEEKIKILEKKVNELIEESCMAQSTGALQLALEKAKEAGRKERTLVRHREKSGNGDHINLDLTYSVLLNLANQYANNEMFPEALNSYQVIVRNKMFSNAGRLKVNMANIYVRQKSYPKAIKFYRMALDQISNAHKEMRIKIMQNIGVVFVRMGQYSDAITSFEHIMSESPNVKTGFNLILCYYAIGDRERMKKAFQKLISVPLGVDDEDKYIPSSDESDSELVIEAIKNDKLHQMERDLKVLAEKYIMTAAKLIAPAIETSFATGFDWCVDMVKSSQYVELANDLEINKAISYLRQKDFNQAVETLKTFEKKDSRVKSAAATNLSFLYFLEKDYEQADRYADLAMTADRYNPAALINKGNTVFIKQDHEKAAEFYKEALRNDSSCTEALYNLGLTYKRLNRLEEALDCFLKLHAILRNSAQVMYQLTTLYELLEDPQQAIEWLIQVLSVTHTDPRALAKLGELYDGEGDKSQALQYYYESFRYFPSNMDVIEWLGAYYIETHFCEKAIQYFERATLIQPAQVKWQLMVASCYRRSGNYQKALETYKDIHRRFPENVECLRFLVRLCTDMGLKDVQEYATKLKKAEKMKEIREQRVKAGREGSARSRREGREGSADAGHGNTKGERLSAKMRSLPGSNEPYEANSPKEIDASYVDPLGPQTERPKTGAKKRVEGDDFADEELGDDLLPE, from the exons GAGTTAGAGAATGATGTGGGCTTCCAGCAAGCAGTGAGGACAAGTCACGGAAGAAGACCTCCG ATGACTGCAAAAATTCCTGGCACTGCCATTGGAGCTCGGCCCTTAGCTACTTCCTTTGGA GCTCGGGTCCCTGTGGCCTCTTCAATGGGCCGACCCATGACTGGAGCTGTGCAG GATGGAGCGGCCCGACCGATGACCGCCGTCAGGGCGGCGGGTTACACCTCCTCCATGACCCGGG GCTCCACCTTTGACCCTCTGGGCCAGTCCAGAGGCCCTGCAGCTCCACTTGAAGCGAAGAACGAGGACAC TCCCGAGGAGAAGATCAAGATCCTGGAGAAGAAAGTGAACGAGCTGATAGAAGAGAGCTGCATGGCGCAGAGCACCGGAGCCTTACAGCTG GCTCTTGAGAAGGCCAAAGAggcagggaggaaggagagaaccCTGGTGAGACACAGGGAGAAGTCTGGCAACGGGGACCACATCAATCTGGACCTCACCTACTCC GTTTTGCTCAACCTTGCCAACCAGTATGCGAACAACGAGATGTTTCCAGAGGCCTTGAACAGCTACCAGGTCATCGTGAGGAACAAGATGTTTAGTAACGCAG GCCGCCTGAAGGTCAACATGGCCAACATCTACGTCCGACAGAAGAGCTACCCGAAGGCCATCAAGTTCTACCGCATGGCCCTGGATCAGATCTCCAACGCCCACAAGGAGATGAGGATTAAGATCATGCAGAACATCGGCGTGGTCTTTGTGCGCATGGGCCAGTACTCGGACGCCATCACGTCCTTCGAGCACATCATGAGTGAGAGCCCCAACGTCAAGACGGGCTTCAACCTCATCCTGTGCTACTACGCCATCGGGGACCGCGAGAGGATGAAGAAGGCCTTCCAGAAGCTCATCTCCGTCCCCCTGGGCGTGGACGACGAGGACAAGTACATCCCGTCCAGC GACGAGAGCGACTCTGAACTGGTCATCGAGGCCATTAAGAACGACAAACTCCACCAGATGGAACGAGACCT AAAAGTCCTGGCTGAGAAGTACATCATGACGGCGGCTAAGCTCATCGCTCCGGCCATCGAGACTTCTTTTGCCACCGGATTCGActg GTGCGTGGACATGGTGAAGAGTTCTCAGTACGTCGAGCTGGCCAACGACCTGGAGATTAACAAAGCCATCAGCTACCTGCGCCAGAAGGACTTCAACCAG GCCGTGGAGACGCTGAAGACCTTCGAGAAGAAGGACAGCCGAGTGAAGAGCGCCGCGGCCACCAACCTCTCCTTCCTCTATTTCCTG GAGAAGGACTACGAACAGGCCGACCGATACGCCGACCTCGCCATGACCGCCGACCGCTACAACCCGGCGGCGCTCATCAACAAAGGCAACACGGTGTTCATCAAGCAGGACCACGAGAAGGCCGCCGAGTTCTACAAGGAGGCCCTGAGGAACGACTCCTCCTGCACCGAGGCCCTCTACAACCTGG GTCTGACCTACAAGAGGCTGAATCGCCTGGAGGAAGCTCTGGACTGCTTCCTGAAGCTCCACGCCATCCTGAGGAACAGCGCCCAGGTCATGTACCAGCTGACCACTCT GTATGAGCTCCTGGAGGATCCCCAGCAGGCCATCGAGTGGTTGATCCAGGTCTTGAGTGTGACCCACACCGACCCCCGGGCACTGGCCAAGCTGGGAGAGCTGTACGACGGCGAGGGGGACAAGTCGCAGGCGCTGCAGTACTACTACGAG TCCTTCAGGTACTTCCCCTCCAACATGGATGTGATCGAGTGGCTCGGGGCTTATTACATCGAGACGCACTTCTGCGAGAAGGCCATCCAGTACTTTGAAAGAGCCACGCTGATCCA aCCCGCCCAGGTGAAGTGGCAGCTCATGGTGGCGAGCTGCTACAGGAGAAGTG GAAACTACCAGAAAGCTCTGGAAACGTACAAAGACATCCACCGCAGGTTTCCAGAGAACGTGGAAT GCCTGCGTTTCCTGGTGAGGCTGTGCACCGACATGGGGCTGAAGGACGTGCAGGAGTACGCCACCAAGCTGAAGAAAgcggagaagatgaaggagatcAGAGAACAG CGCGTCAAGGCGGGGCGGGAGGGCAGCGCCCGCAGCCGGCGAGAGGGACGGGAGGGCAGCGCCG ACGCCGGCCACGGCAACACCAAAGGAGAGCGGCTGAGCGCCAAGATGAGGTCACTTCCTGGTTCCAACGAGCCCTACGAGGCCAACAGCCCCAAGGAAATAG ATGCGTCCTACGTGGACCCCCTGGGGCCGCAGACGGAGAGACCAAAGACGGGGGCCAAGAAGCGGGTGGAGGGCGACGACTTCGCCGACGAGGAGCTGGGAGACGACCTGCTGCCGGAGTAG
- the ift88 gene encoding intraflagellar transport protein 88 homolog isoform X2: MVLSLHRHAREREMENVHLAVEEEDLYSGYNDYNPTFDSEELENDVGFQQAVRTSHGRRPPMTAKIPGTAIGARPLATSFGARVPVASSMGRPMTGAVQDGAARPMTAVRAAGYTSSMTRGSTFDPLGQSRGPAAPLEAKNEDTPEEKIKILEKKVNELIEESCMAQSTGALQLALEKAKEAGRKERTLVRHREKSGNGDHINLDLTYSVLLNLANQYANNEMFPEALNSYQVIVRNKMFSNAGRLKVNMANIYVRQKSYPKAIKFYRMALDQISNAHKEMRIKIMQNIGVVFVRMGQYSDAITSFEHIMSESPNVKTGFNLILCYYAIGDRERMKKAFQKLISVPLGVDDEDKYIPSSDESDSELVIEAIKNDKLHQMERDLKVLAEKYIMTAAKLIAPAIETSFATGFDWCVDMVKSSQYVELANDLEINKAISYLRQKDFNQAVETLKTFEKKDSRVKSAAATNLSFLYFLEKDYEQADRYADLAMTADRYNPAALINKGNTVFIKQDHEKAAEFYKEALRNDSSCTEALYNLGLTYKRLNRLEEALDCFLKLHAILRNSAQVMYQLTTLYELLEDPQQAIEWLIQVLSVTHTDPRALAKLGELYDGEGDKSQALQYYYESFRYFPSNMDVIEWLGAYYIETHFCEKAIQYFERATLIQPAQVKWQLMVASCYRRSGNYQKALETYKDIHRRFPENVECLRFLVRLCTDMGLKDVQEYATKLKKAEKMKEIREQRVKAGREGSARSRREGREGSAGASTPVLASPKKAGVVTEADVKADAGHGNTKGERLSAKMRSLPGSNEPYEANSPKEIDASYVDPLGPQTERPKTGAKKRVEGDDFADEELGDDLLPE; the protein is encoded by the exons GAGTTAGAGAATGATGTGGGCTTCCAGCAAGCAGTGAGGACAAGTCACGGAAGAAGACCTCCG ATGACTGCAAAAATTCCTGGCACTGCCATTGGAGCTCGGCCCTTAGCTACTTCCTTTGGA GCTCGGGTCCCTGTGGCCTCTTCAATGGGCCGACCCATGACTGGAGCTGTGCAG GATGGAGCGGCCCGACCGATGACCGCCGTCAGGGCGGCGGGTTACACCTCCTCCATGACCCGGG GCTCCACCTTTGACCCTCTGGGCCAGTCCAGAGGCCCTGCAGCTCCACTTGAAGCGAAGAACGAGGACAC TCCCGAGGAGAAGATCAAGATCCTGGAGAAGAAAGTGAACGAGCTGATAGAAGAGAGCTGCATGGCGCAGAGCACCGGAGCCTTACAGCTG GCTCTTGAGAAGGCCAAAGAggcagggaggaaggagagaaccCTGGTGAGACACAGGGAGAAGTCTGGCAACGGGGACCACATCAATCTGGACCTCACCTACTCC GTTTTGCTCAACCTTGCCAACCAGTATGCGAACAACGAGATGTTTCCAGAGGCCTTGAACAGCTACCAGGTCATCGTGAGGAACAAGATGTTTAGTAACGCAG GCCGCCTGAAGGTCAACATGGCCAACATCTACGTCCGACAGAAGAGCTACCCGAAGGCCATCAAGTTCTACCGCATGGCCCTGGATCAGATCTCCAACGCCCACAAGGAGATGAGGATTAAGATCATGCAGAACATCGGCGTGGTCTTTGTGCGCATGGGCCAGTACTCGGACGCCATCACGTCCTTCGAGCACATCATGAGTGAGAGCCCCAACGTCAAGACGGGCTTCAACCTCATCCTGTGCTACTACGCCATCGGGGACCGCGAGAGGATGAAGAAGGCCTTCCAGAAGCTCATCTCCGTCCCCCTGGGCGTGGACGACGAGGACAAGTACATCCCGTCCAGC GACGAGAGCGACTCTGAACTGGTCATCGAGGCCATTAAGAACGACAAACTCCACCAGATGGAACGAGACCT AAAAGTCCTGGCTGAGAAGTACATCATGACGGCGGCTAAGCTCATCGCTCCGGCCATCGAGACTTCTTTTGCCACCGGATTCGActg GTGCGTGGACATGGTGAAGAGTTCTCAGTACGTCGAGCTGGCCAACGACCTGGAGATTAACAAAGCCATCAGCTACCTGCGCCAGAAGGACTTCAACCAG GCCGTGGAGACGCTGAAGACCTTCGAGAAGAAGGACAGCCGAGTGAAGAGCGCCGCGGCCACCAACCTCTCCTTCCTCTATTTCCTG GAGAAGGACTACGAACAGGCCGACCGATACGCCGACCTCGCCATGACCGCCGACCGCTACAACCCGGCGGCGCTCATCAACAAAGGCAACACGGTGTTCATCAAGCAGGACCACGAGAAGGCCGCCGAGTTCTACAAGGAGGCCCTGAGGAACGACTCCTCCTGCACCGAGGCCCTCTACAACCTGG GTCTGACCTACAAGAGGCTGAATCGCCTGGAGGAAGCTCTGGACTGCTTCCTGAAGCTCCACGCCATCCTGAGGAACAGCGCCCAGGTCATGTACCAGCTGACCACTCT GTATGAGCTCCTGGAGGATCCCCAGCAGGCCATCGAGTGGTTGATCCAGGTCTTGAGTGTGACCCACACCGACCCCCGGGCACTGGCCAAGCTGGGAGAGCTGTACGACGGCGAGGGGGACAAGTCGCAGGCGCTGCAGTACTACTACGAG TCCTTCAGGTACTTCCCCTCCAACATGGATGTGATCGAGTGGCTCGGGGCTTATTACATCGAGACGCACTTCTGCGAGAAGGCCATCCAGTACTTTGAAAGAGCCACGCTGATCCA aCCCGCCCAGGTGAAGTGGCAGCTCATGGTGGCGAGCTGCTACAGGAGAAGTG GAAACTACCAGAAAGCTCTGGAAACGTACAAAGACATCCACCGCAGGTTTCCAGAGAACGTGGAAT GCCTGCGTTTCCTGGTGAGGCTGTGCACCGACATGGGGCTGAAGGACGTGCAGGAGTACGCCACCAAGCTGAAGAAAgcggagaagatgaaggagatcAGAGAACAG CGCGTCAAGGCGGGGCGGGAGGGCAGCGCCCGCAGCCGGCGAGAGGGACGGGAGGGCAGCGCCG GCGCCTCCACGCCCGTGCTCGCCTCTCCCAAGAAGGCCGGCGTTGTTACGG AGGCGGATGTCAAAGCAG ACGCCGGCCACGGCAACACCAAAGGAGAGCGGCTGAGCGCCAAGATGAGGTCACTTCCTGGTTCCAACGAGCCCTACGAGGCCAACAGCCCCAAGGAAATAG ATGCGTCCTACGTGGACCCCCTGGGGCCGCAGACGGAGAGACCAAAGACGGGGGCCAAGAAGCGGGTGGAGGGCGACGACTTCGCCGACGAGGAGCTGGGAGACGACCTGCTGCCGGAGTAG
- the ift88 gene encoding intraflagellar transport protein 88 homolog isoform X3, which yields MVLSLHRHAREREMENVHLAVEEEDLYSGYNDYNPTFDSEELENDVGFQQAVRTSHGRRPPMTAKIPGTAIGARPLATSFGARVPVASSMGRPMTGAVQDGAARPMTAVRAAGYTSSMTRGSTFDPLGQSRGPAAPLEAKNEDTPEEKIKILEKKVNELIEESCMAQSTGALQLALEKAKEAGRKERTLVRHREKSGNGDHINLDLTYSVLLNLANQYANNEMFPEALNSYQVIVRNKMFSNAGRLKVNMANIYVRQKSYPKAIKFYRMALDQISNAHKEMRIKIMQNIGVVFVRMGQYSDAITSFEHIMSESPNVKTGFNLILCYYAIGDRERMKKAFQKLISVPLGVDDEDKYIPSSDESDSELVIEAIKNDKLHQMERDLKVLAEKYIMTAAKLIAPAIETSFATGFDWCVDMVKSSQYVELANDLEINKAISYLRQKDFNQAVETLKTFEKKDSRVKSAAATNLSFLYFLEKDYEQADRYADLAMTADRYNPAALINKGNTVFIKQDHEKAAEFYKEALRNDSSCTEALYNLGLTYKRLNRLEEALDCFLKLHAILRNSAQVMYQLTTLYELLEDPQQAIEWLIQVLSVTHTDPRALAKLGELYDGEGDKSQALQYYYESFRYFPSNMDVIEWLGAYYIETHFCEKAIQYFERATLIQPAQVKWQLMVASCYRRSGNYQKALETYKDIHRRFPENVECLRFLVRLCTDMGLKDVQEYATKLKKAEKMKEIREQRVKAGREGSARSRREGREGSAEADVKAAGASRHLSPPPDSGRDAGHGNTKGERLSAKMRSLPGSNEPYEANSPKEIDASYVDPLGPQTERPKTGAKKRVEGDDFADEELGDDLLPE from the exons GAGTTAGAGAATGATGTGGGCTTCCAGCAAGCAGTGAGGACAAGTCACGGAAGAAGACCTCCG ATGACTGCAAAAATTCCTGGCACTGCCATTGGAGCTCGGCCCTTAGCTACTTCCTTTGGA GCTCGGGTCCCTGTGGCCTCTTCAATGGGCCGACCCATGACTGGAGCTGTGCAG GATGGAGCGGCCCGACCGATGACCGCCGTCAGGGCGGCGGGTTACACCTCCTCCATGACCCGGG GCTCCACCTTTGACCCTCTGGGCCAGTCCAGAGGCCCTGCAGCTCCACTTGAAGCGAAGAACGAGGACAC TCCCGAGGAGAAGATCAAGATCCTGGAGAAGAAAGTGAACGAGCTGATAGAAGAGAGCTGCATGGCGCAGAGCACCGGAGCCTTACAGCTG GCTCTTGAGAAGGCCAAAGAggcagggaggaaggagagaaccCTGGTGAGACACAGGGAGAAGTCTGGCAACGGGGACCACATCAATCTGGACCTCACCTACTCC GTTTTGCTCAACCTTGCCAACCAGTATGCGAACAACGAGATGTTTCCAGAGGCCTTGAACAGCTACCAGGTCATCGTGAGGAACAAGATGTTTAGTAACGCAG GCCGCCTGAAGGTCAACATGGCCAACATCTACGTCCGACAGAAGAGCTACCCGAAGGCCATCAAGTTCTACCGCATGGCCCTGGATCAGATCTCCAACGCCCACAAGGAGATGAGGATTAAGATCATGCAGAACATCGGCGTGGTCTTTGTGCGCATGGGCCAGTACTCGGACGCCATCACGTCCTTCGAGCACATCATGAGTGAGAGCCCCAACGTCAAGACGGGCTTCAACCTCATCCTGTGCTACTACGCCATCGGGGACCGCGAGAGGATGAAGAAGGCCTTCCAGAAGCTCATCTCCGTCCCCCTGGGCGTGGACGACGAGGACAAGTACATCCCGTCCAGC GACGAGAGCGACTCTGAACTGGTCATCGAGGCCATTAAGAACGACAAACTCCACCAGATGGAACGAGACCT AAAAGTCCTGGCTGAGAAGTACATCATGACGGCGGCTAAGCTCATCGCTCCGGCCATCGAGACTTCTTTTGCCACCGGATTCGActg GTGCGTGGACATGGTGAAGAGTTCTCAGTACGTCGAGCTGGCCAACGACCTGGAGATTAACAAAGCCATCAGCTACCTGCGCCAGAAGGACTTCAACCAG GCCGTGGAGACGCTGAAGACCTTCGAGAAGAAGGACAGCCGAGTGAAGAGCGCCGCGGCCACCAACCTCTCCTTCCTCTATTTCCTG GAGAAGGACTACGAACAGGCCGACCGATACGCCGACCTCGCCATGACCGCCGACCGCTACAACCCGGCGGCGCTCATCAACAAAGGCAACACGGTGTTCATCAAGCAGGACCACGAGAAGGCCGCCGAGTTCTACAAGGAGGCCCTGAGGAACGACTCCTCCTGCACCGAGGCCCTCTACAACCTGG GTCTGACCTACAAGAGGCTGAATCGCCTGGAGGAAGCTCTGGACTGCTTCCTGAAGCTCCACGCCATCCTGAGGAACAGCGCCCAGGTCATGTACCAGCTGACCACTCT GTATGAGCTCCTGGAGGATCCCCAGCAGGCCATCGAGTGGTTGATCCAGGTCTTGAGTGTGACCCACACCGACCCCCGGGCACTGGCCAAGCTGGGAGAGCTGTACGACGGCGAGGGGGACAAGTCGCAGGCGCTGCAGTACTACTACGAG TCCTTCAGGTACTTCCCCTCCAACATGGATGTGATCGAGTGGCTCGGGGCTTATTACATCGAGACGCACTTCTGCGAGAAGGCCATCCAGTACTTTGAAAGAGCCACGCTGATCCA aCCCGCCCAGGTGAAGTGGCAGCTCATGGTGGCGAGCTGCTACAGGAGAAGTG GAAACTACCAGAAAGCTCTGGAAACGTACAAAGACATCCACCGCAGGTTTCCAGAGAACGTGGAAT GCCTGCGTTTCCTGGTGAGGCTGTGCACCGACATGGGGCTGAAGGACGTGCAGGAGTACGCCACCAAGCTGAAGAAAgcggagaagatgaaggagatcAGAGAACAG CGCGTCAAGGCGGGGCGGGAGGGCAGCGCCCGCAGCCGGCGAGAGGGACGGGAGGGCAGCGCCG AGGCGGATGTCAAAGCAG CCGGTGCGTCCAggcacctcagcccgccgccgGACTCGGGCAGAG ACGCCGGCCACGGCAACACCAAAGGAGAGCGGCTGAGCGCCAAGATGAGGTCACTTCCTGGTTCCAACGAGCCCTACGAGGCCAACAGCCCCAAGGAAATAG ATGCGTCCTACGTGGACCCCCTGGGGCCGCAGACGGAGAGACCAAAGACGGGGGCCAAGAAGCGGGTGGAGGGCGACGACTTCGCCGACGAGGAGCTGGGAGACGACCTGCTGCCGGAGTAG
- the ift88 gene encoding intraflagellar transport protein 88 homolog isoform X1: MVLSLHRHAREREMENVHLAVEEEDLYSGYNDYNPTFDSEELENDVGFQQAVRTSHGRRPPMTAKIPGTAIGARPLATSFGARVPVASSMGRPMTGAVQDGAARPMTAVRAAGYTSSMTRGSTFDPLGQSRGPAAPLEAKNEDTPEEKIKILEKKVNELIEESCMAQSTGALQLALEKAKEAGRKERTLVRHREKSGNGDHINLDLTYSVLLNLANQYANNEMFPEALNSYQVIVRNKMFSNAGRLKVNMANIYVRQKSYPKAIKFYRMALDQISNAHKEMRIKIMQNIGVVFVRMGQYSDAITSFEHIMSESPNVKTGFNLILCYYAIGDRERMKKAFQKLISVPLGVDDEDKYIPSSDESDSELVIEAIKNDKLHQMERDLKVLAEKYIMTAAKLIAPAIETSFATGFDWCVDMVKSSQYVELANDLEINKAISYLRQKDFNQAVETLKTFEKKDSRVKSAAATNLSFLYFLEKDYEQADRYADLAMTADRYNPAALINKGNTVFIKQDHEKAAEFYKEALRNDSSCTEALYNLGLTYKRLNRLEEALDCFLKLHAILRNSAQVMYQLTTLYELLEDPQQAIEWLIQVLSVTHTDPRALAKLGELYDGEGDKSQALQYYYESFRYFPSNMDVIEWLGAYYIETHFCEKAIQYFERATLIQPAQVKWQLMVASCYRRSGNYQKALETYKDIHRRFPENVECLRFLVRLCTDMGLKDVQEYATKLKKAEKMKEIREQRVKAGREGSARSRREGREGSAGASTPVLASPKKAGVVTEADVKAAGASRHLSPPPDSGRDAGHGNTKGERLSAKMRSLPGSNEPYEANSPKEIDASYVDPLGPQTERPKTGAKKRVEGDDFADEELGDDLLPE; this comes from the exons GAGTTAGAGAATGATGTGGGCTTCCAGCAAGCAGTGAGGACAAGTCACGGAAGAAGACCTCCG ATGACTGCAAAAATTCCTGGCACTGCCATTGGAGCTCGGCCCTTAGCTACTTCCTTTGGA GCTCGGGTCCCTGTGGCCTCTTCAATGGGCCGACCCATGACTGGAGCTGTGCAG GATGGAGCGGCCCGACCGATGACCGCCGTCAGGGCGGCGGGTTACACCTCCTCCATGACCCGGG GCTCCACCTTTGACCCTCTGGGCCAGTCCAGAGGCCCTGCAGCTCCACTTGAAGCGAAGAACGAGGACAC TCCCGAGGAGAAGATCAAGATCCTGGAGAAGAAAGTGAACGAGCTGATAGAAGAGAGCTGCATGGCGCAGAGCACCGGAGCCTTACAGCTG GCTCTTGAGAAGGCCAAAGAggcagggaggaaggagagaaccCTGGTGAGACACAGGGAGAAGTCTGGCAACGGGGACCACATCAATCTGGACCTCACCTACTCC GTTTTGCTCAACCTTGCCAACCAGTATGCGAACAACGAGATGTTTCCAGAGGCCTTGAACAGCTACCAGGTCATCGTGAGGAACAAGATGTTTAGTAACGCAG GCCGCCTGAAGGTCAACATGGCCAACATCTACGTCCGACAGAAGAGCTACCCGAAGGCCATCAAGTTCTACCGCATGGCCCTGGATCAGATCTCCAACGCCCACAAGGAGATGAGGATTAAGATCATGCAGAACATCGGCGTGGTCTTTGTGCGCATGGGCCAGTACTCGGACGCCATCACGTCCTTCGAGCACATCATGAGTGAGAGCCCCAACGTCAAGACGGGCTTCAACCTCATCCTGTGCTACTACGCCATCGGGGACCGCGAGAGGATGAAGAAGGCCTTCCAGAAGCTCATCTCCGTCCCCCTGGGCGTGGACGACGAGGACAAGTACATCCCGTCCAGC GACGAGAGCGACTCTGAACTGGTCATCGAGGCCATTAAGAACGACAAACTCCACCAGATGGAACGAGACCT AAAAGTCCTGGCTGAGAAGTACATCATGACGGCGGCTAAGCTCATCGCTCCGGCCATCGAGACTTCTTTTGCCACCGGATTCGActg GTGCGTGGACATGGTGAAGAGTTCTCAGTACGTCGAGCTGGCCAACGACCTGGAGATTAACAAAGCCATCAGCTACCTGCGCCAGAAGGACTTCAACCAG GCCGTGGAGACGCTGAAGACCTTCGAGAAGAAGGACAGCCGAGTGAAGAGCGCCGCGGCCACCAACCTCTCCTTCCTCTATTTCCTG GAGAAGGACTACGAACAGGCCGACCGATACGCCGACCTCGCCATGACCGCCGACCGCTACAACCCGGCGGCGCTCATCAACAAAGGCAACACGGTGTTCATCAAGCAGGACCACGAGAAGGCCGCCGAGTTCTACAAGGAGGCCCTGAGGAACGACTCCTCCTGCACCGAGGCCCTCTACAACCTGG GTCTGACCTACAAGAGGCTGAATCGCCTGGAGGAAGCTCTGGACTGCTTCCTGAAGCTCCACGCCATCCTGAGGAACAGCGCCCAGGTCATGTACCAGCTGACCACTCT GTATGAGCTCCTGGAGGATCCCCAGCAGGCCATCGAGTGGTTGATCCAGGTCTTGAGTGTGACCCACACCGACCCCCGGGCACTGGCCAAGCTGGGAGAGCTGTACGACGGCGAGGGGGACAAGTCGCAGGCGCTGCAGTACTACTACGAG TCCTTCAGGTACTTCCCCTCCAACATGGATGTGATCGAGTGGCTCGGGGCTTATTACATCGAGACGCACTTCTGCGAGAAGGCCATCCAGTACTTTGAAAGAGCCACGCTGATCCA aCCCGCCCAGGTGAAGTGGCAGCTCATGGTGGCGAGCTGCTACAGGAGAAGTG GAAACTACCAGAAAGCTCTGGAAACGTACAAAGACATCCACCGCAGGTTTCCAGAGAACGTGGAAT GCCTGCGTTTCCTGGTGAGGCTGTGCACCGACATGGGGCTGAAGGACGTGCAGGAGTACGCCACCAAGCTGAAGAAAgcggagaagatgaaggagatcAGAGAACAG CGCGTCAAGGCGGGGCGGGAGGGCAGCGCCCGCAGCCGGCGAGAGGGACGGGAGGGCAGCGCCG GCGCCTCCACGCCCGTGCTCGCCTCTCCCAAGAAGGCCGGCGTTGTTACGG AGGCGGATGTCAAAGCAG CCGGTGCGTCCAggcacctcagcccgccgccgGACTCGGGCAGAG ACGCCGGCCACGGCAACACCAAAGGAGAGCGGCTGAGCGCCAAGATGAGGTCACTTCCTGGTTCCAACGAGCCCTACGAGGCCAACAGCCCCAAGGAAATAG ATGCGTCCTACGTGGACCCCCTGGGGCCGCAGACGGAGAGACCAAAGACGGGGGCCAAGAAGCGGGTGGAGGGCGACGACTTCGCCGACGAGGAGCTGGGAGACGACCTGCTGCCGGAGTAG